A genomic region of Trypanosoma brucei brucei TREU927 chromosome 3, complete sequence contains the following coding sequences:
- a CDS encoding protein transport protein Sec61 gamma subunit, putative → MDFLDETVIHPMTAFARNSRMLVRKCQKPNYSEFNASAMATLVGFVVMGLLGFFVKVVFIPINNVVLGA, encoded by the coding sequence ATGGATTTCCTGGATGAAACCGTGATCCACCCCATGACTGCCTTTGCGCGCAACAGCCGCATGCTTGTGCGTAAATGCCAGAAGCCAAATTACAGCGAGTTCAACGCCTCAGCCATGGCCACACTCGTGGGGTTTGTGGTGATGGGCCTTTTAGGCTTCTTCGTTAAGGTTGTTTTCATTCCAATTAATAATGTTGTACTCGGCGCTTGA